From the genome of Anaerolineae bacterium, one region includes:
- the rpe gene encoding ribulose-phosphate 3-epimerase: MKKLIAPSILSADFSKLGDEIRSVEDAGADWIHVDVMDGHFVPNITMGPLIVKAASSATSLPIDVHLMIEAPDRYIPDFAKAGADLISIHIEACVHANRTIQMIKESGCRAGIALNPSTAISSIDWILEYVDLVVIMSVNPGFGGQTFITNTLEKIRTMRSMIEGRNLSTLIQIDGGVCEENIEDISIAGSDVFVAGSAIFGSPNYKKTIASFKKKIGN, encoded by the coding sequence ATGAAGAAACTTATTGCGCCTTCAATACTATCTGCCGATTTTTCAAAGCTCGGAGATGAAATAAGATCTGTTGAAGATGCAGGGGCAGACTGGATACATGTTGATGTTATGGATGGTCATTTTGTCCCAAACATAACAATGGGGCCATTAATCGTTAAAGCGGCAAGCAGTGCTACATCGCTGCCCATAGACGTGCATCTGATGATAGAAGCGCCTGACCGCTACATTCCGGATTTTGCAAAAGCCGGAGCAGACCTGATTTCCATCCACATTGAAGCATGTGTTCATGCAAACAGAACTATCCAGATGATAAAAGAATCCGGCTGCCGTGCCGGAATAGCGCTAAACCCCTCAACAGCTATTTCATCAATAGACTGGATTCTGGAATATGTCGATCTTGTGGTAATAATGAGCGTTAACCCCGGATTCGGAGGGCAAACATTTATAACAAACACGCTCGAGAAGATCAGAACCATGCGCAGCATGATTGAGGGGCGGAACCTGTCCACCCTGATCCAAATAGATGGCGGGGTGTGCGAAGAAAACATTGAAGATATTTCAATTGCGGGTTCGGACGTCTTTGTGGCTGGATCAGCGATTTTTGGAAGCCCTAATTATAAAAAAACAATAGCAAGTTTTAAGAAAAAAATAGGAAACTAA
- a CDS encoding PASTA domain-containing protein, which translates to MITRIVKISTFIIALIIIIVVSAYVTLTLIIKSEDTVVVPALVGKKVLYALEILTDLKLNVKIKGSEYSSDIPADYVIFQEPEPGSEIKIGRDVRIIISKGTKTISMPNLQGLSIQQARIILEENGLHSGELSTIYSKNIKKEEIVGQSAPHGSIIKRGAHVDILVSGGMRPKAYKMLDLKGLSLEDAIFLIEKNNLLLGEIKFYPREDKPKNVVVGQEPLYGHRVVEGTFINIIINQKHDRIKEPYLHAEKGASIFRYSLSNGFLKRHILVHLNSSGLSIDLFDNFAKPGEEILLIVPKNHDSTILLYENNKLVKTQVFDS; encoded by the coding sequence GTGATCACACGAATTGTAAAAATTTCAACCTTCATTATCGCATTAATCATTATCATCGTAGTATCTGCCTATGTTACTCTCACACTCATTATTAAGAGTGAAGACACGGTTGTCGTCCCTGCTCTTGTCGGAAAAAAAGTATTGTATGCTCTTGAAATTTTAACAGACCTTAAACTTAATGTAAAAATCAAGGGGTCTGAATACAGCTCAGATATTCCAGCAGACTATGTAATCTTTCAGGAACCCGAACCAGGCTCGGAAATAAAAATTGGGCGTGATGTCAGAATAATTATTTCAAAAGGAACAAAAACTATTTCAATGCCTAATCTTCAAGGTCTTTCCATTCAGCAGGCACGAATAATTCTTGAAGAAAACGGATTGCATTCAGGAGAATTATCGACAATATATAGTAAAAATATTAAAAAAGAGGAAATTGTCGGCCAGTCCGCCCCCCATGGCAGCATTATTAAGCGTGGCGCACATGTAGATATTCTTGTAAGCGGTGGTATGCGGCCAAAAGCATATAAGATGCTTGATCTAAAAGGGCTTTCTCTTGAGGATGCAATATTTTTAATTGAAAAAAACAATCTATTACTTGGAGAAATTAAATTTTATCCCCGTGAAGACAAACCAAAAAATGTCGTTGTCGGCCAGGAACCGTTATATGGACATCGGGTTGTAGAGGGTACATTTATAAATATTATCATAAACCAAAAACACGACCGGATAAAAGAGCCATATTTGCATGCTGAAAAAGGGGCAAGCATTTTCAGATACAGCTTAAGTAACGGATTTCTAAAAAGACATATTCTTGTACACTTAAACAGCTCCGGGCTTTCAATTGATCTTTTTGATAACTTTGCAAAACCCGGTGAAGAAATCTTGCTGATAGTCCCCAAAAATCATGATTCAACCATTCTTCTATATGAAAACAATAAACTGGTTAAAACTCAGGTTTTTGACTCATAA
- a CDS encoding aldehyde ferredoxin oxidoreductase family protein, with translation MYGFYGRILKVDLSTERFNITTIDEKIYCRYLGGKGLASYLLYTLNPEGVDPLSPANCLIFATGPVTGSVIWGSSRYGVFTKSPQTGLYSESYSGGRVPEAIDSTGFDAIVIVGKSKKPAVLEVHPEGAVFHDAGDIWGMETYEAEDAVNHRFGIAGSKRKKTGSVVIGPAGEKLVCFAVIENDYWRSAGRTGVGTVMGSKNLKAVVFKGDKRRLLFDKENIKPFSRQVAEKSRDNPSVLAFKSWGTPNMVRTANLAGAFPTRYWAQGFFDGWENISSQALHERCSVTPHACPKCFISCGRMTTVVSGRHAGLKIEGPEYETIYAFGGLCLIDSIEEIAYLNDICDRLGMDTITAGNLCGFTIEAARKKSIEFHIDYGDVDGIAGLLKMIAKREGIGDVLARGIRYAAKEWNLEDLAVHVKGLEPPGYDPRSLKGSGLGFAVSDRGACHLRANFHNPELTGLIDPAVIKDKAKLFVDFEDRLTLMDVLILCRFYKDQCSWEGLSRLIQITTGLKESKESLQKRAAEIKNLIRCFNIREGMRPEDDNLPSRLYKKFNKTKSRITEDELKAMLKDYYNLRGWDQNGLPKVKQ, from the coding sequence ATGTATGGTTTTTATGGCAGGATTTTAAAGGTCGATCTTTCCACGGAAAGATTTAATATAACAACAATAGACGAGAAAATTTATTGTAGATATCTTGGCGGAAAGGGGCTTGCTTCTTATCTTCTTTATACTCTTAATCCTGAAGGGGTTGACCCTCTTTCTCCTGCCAACTGCCTGATTTTTGCAACCGGCCCTGTTACCGGAAGTGTTATATGGGGTTCGAGCAGATACGGGGTTTTTACCAAATCACCTCAGACAGGCCTTTATTCAGAATCCTACTCAGGAGGCAGAGTGCCGGAAGCCATTGATTCAACAGGATTTGACGCTATTGTTATTGTGGGTAAAAGTAAGAAGCCAGCTGTTCTGGAAGTACACCCTGAAGGGGCTGTTTTTCACGATGCCGGTGATATATGGGGAATGGAAACTTATGAAGCAGAAGATGCTGTTAATCATCGGTTTGGAATCGCCGGAAGTAAAAGAAAAAAGACAGGTTCAGTAGTAATAGGGCCTGCCGGCGAAAAGCTTGTTTGCTTTGCTGTTATCGAAAACGACTACTGGCGTTCTGCCGGAAGGACCGGAGTGGGAACGGTCATGGGATCAAAAAATCTCAAGGCAGTAGTTTTTAAAGGCGATAAAAGGCGTTTGCTTTTTGATAAAGAGAATATCAAACCCTTTTCAAGGCAGGTTGCGGAAAAATCAAGGGATAATCCGTCGGTTCTGGCTTTCAAATCCTGGGGGACTCCAAACATGGTCAGGACCGCTAATTTGGCCGGGGCATTTCCAACAAGATACTGGGCGCAGGGATTTTTTGACGGATGGGAAAATATCAGCTCACAGGCGCTGCATGAGCGCTGTAGCGTTACACCTCATGCCTGCCCCAAATGTTTTATTTCATGCGGAAGGATGACCACGGTTGTCAGCGGCCGCCATGCAGGGCTTAAGATCGAAGGGCCTGAATACGAGACTATCTATGCCTTTGGCGGCCTTTGCCTGATTGACAGTATCGAGGAAATCGCTTATTTAAACGATATTTGCGACAGGCTTGGTATGGACACAATAACAGCCGGCAACCTTTGCGGGTTTACAATCGAAGCTGCAAGAAAGAAAAGCATAGAATTTCATATAGATTATGGCGATGTAGACGGCATTGCCGGTTTGCTTAAAATGATTGCAAAAAGAGAAGGGATCGGGGATGTTCTTGCAAGGGGGATTAGATATGCCGCAAAAGAATGGAACCTGGAGGATTTGGCAGTTCATGTTAAGGGCCTTGAGCCGCCAGGATATGATCCAAGAAGCCTTAAGGGAAGCGGGCTTGGTTTTGCGGTATCTGACAGGGGCGCATGCCATTTAAGAGCAAACTTCCATAATCCGGAATTAACCGGCCTGATCGATCCTGCTGTTATTAAAGACAAAGCAAAGCTCTTTGTTGATTTCGAGGATCGTCTGACCCTCATGGATGTCCTGATACTGTGCCGGTTTTACAAAGACCAGTGTTCCTGGGAAGGGCTGAGCCGGCTCATTCAAATTACAACAGGGTTAAAGGAAAGCAAAGAGTCTCTTCAGAAAAGAGCTGCGGAAATAAAGAACCTGATCCGTTGTTTTAATATTCGTGAAGGCATGAGGCCGGAGGATGACAATCTTCCCAGTCGTTTATACAAAAAGTTTAATAAAACCAAAAGCAGAATAACTGAAGATGAGCTCAAGGCCATGCTGAAGGATTACTATAACCTTAGAGGATGGGATCAAAACGGTCTGCCGAAAGTTAAACAATAA
- a CDS encoding MBL fold metallo-hydrolase translates to MITKTQKLSGDRAIHQFRGKTSNIYIVEANREDATFLIDCGMPSDAEVLFDTLKRLPELRRIVCTHFHVDHVAGWINLKKVFKNCEIWFHERAKPFVAGRRRIPCPSFGDYIKILLPCMKEYGYSPKFGDLFNGGLYGTPFKKGFPLDRVEFFANEQKVLPGFITIQTSGHRPGSVSFFDPDSGILVSGDFIVVIQDKLVNNSFVASRKDQKNSIDKIKQMNGIKFIYPGHGYCRRFNADEL, encoded by the coding sequence ATGATTACTAAAACGCAAAAGCTTTCCGGTGACCGTGCTATCCATCAGTTCAGAGGCAAAACCAGCAATATTTATATTGTTGAGGCTAACAGGGAAGATGCTACATTCCTTATTGACTGCGGAATGCCGTCCGATGCAGAGGTTTTATTTGACACTTTAAAGCGATTGCCGGAGTTGAGGCGCATTGTTTGCACACACTTTCATGTGGATCATGTTGCAGGATGGATCAATCTTAAAAAAGTCTTCAAAAACTGCGAAATCTGGTTTCACGAAAGGGCAAAACCTTTTGTTGCAGGCCGCAGACGCATCCCTTGTCCTTCATTTGGCGATTATATTAAAATACTCCTGCCGTGTATGAAAGAGTATGGTTATTCCCCGAAGTTTGGTGATCTGTTTAATGGCGGGCTGTATGGCACGCCGTTTAAAAAAGGATTTCCCCTGGATCGAGTCGAATTCTTTGCAAATGAACAAAAAGTGCTGCCGGGCTTTATTACAATACAGACTTCTGGTCACAGACCCGGCTCGGTCTCCTTTTTTGACCCTGACAGCGGAATACTTGTTTCCGGAGACTTCATTGTGGTGATTCAGGATAAGCTTGTAAACAATTCATTTGTGGCAAGCAGGAAGGATCAGAAAAATTCAATCGATAAAATCAAGCAGATGAATGGTATAAAGTTTATCTATCCAGGGCATGGTTATTGTCGGCGGTTCAATGCGGATGAATTATAA
- a CDS encoding YkgJ family cysteine cluster protein, with protein sequence MVSAPKQSNCNRCGTCCKKGGPCFHIEDKNLIEKGIILSKYIYTIREGEPVFDNVQGRFLTATTDIIKIKGGKHSWMCIFFNEDDNNCKIYKNRPIECRALKCWDTEELERIYSKNRLTRKDLLSKINGLWNLIEDHQARCSYKKVSGFVSQLNCDKKNKAVEDILDIIRYDIHLRPLLAEKAGINPDMIDFMFGRPLTETIKMYNLQVKHKDNRYYLKSLNISSKL encoded by the coding sequence ATGGTATCGGCACCTAAACAATCTAATTGTAACCGATGTGGAACCTGTTGCAAAAAAGGGGGACCATGTTTTCACATTGAAGATAAGAACCTGATTGAAAAGGGTATTATTTTATCAAAATATATTTATACTATCAGAGAGGGTGAACCTGTCTTTGATAATGTTCAAGGCCGGTTTCTGACGGCAACCACCGACATAATAAAAATAAAAGGGGGCAAGCATTCATGGATGTGCATCTTTTTCAACGAAGATGATAATAACTGCAAAATATATAAGAACAGGCCGATTGAATGCAGAGCCCTTAAATGCTGGGATACTGAAGAATTAGAAAGGATCTATTCAAAAAACCGGCTGACCCGTAAAGACCTGTTATCAAAAATCAATGGACTGTGGAATCTGATCGAAGATCATCAGGCCCGGTGCTCATATAAAAAGGTCAGCGGGTTTGTAAGTCAATTAAATTGTGATAAAAAAAATAAGGCCGTTGAAGACATACTCGATATTATCCGATATGACATTCATCTGCGCCCTTTGCTTGCTGAAAAGGCTGGAATAAACCCTGATATGATTGATTTTATGTTTGGCCGTCCTTTAACTGAAACAATCAAAATGTATAACTTGCAGGTAAAACATAAAGACAACAGGTATTATCTTAAATCATTAAATATATCCTCAAAATTATAA
- a CDS encoding J domain-containing protein — protein sequence MYLALKTIKGETHYFIRESYRDGTCLRNRDLFDLGTDPSQYIIYPGGNAFYVDETLDDRLRTLSCNYSVYDLDDLFWPFLKPEIRAALSPCRHRGEISRGKRADKEKEEKTLTEIHLFDKRRVHYLKFGHIDQGRIGLVSPKLFNRLINKSRDELEQYFMDTERSLDRSEFKLYVYVIFDLQKYFTELIAKSMPQGLNQNKIDQYFLEEICLLNKDSSFWSGMDTEGNLDEYLIRYVIMFFDSEYGRSSFLDDYIRDYMNSKRGYVPPRRSASVILEEASTIFGVKKDALRKISKKGLTRIYRQMAQKLHPDKGGEKEKFVKLSEAYNELLKSKT from the coding sequence TTGTATCTTGCTTTAAAAACGATCAAAGGGGAAACTCATTATTTTATCAGGGAATCCTATCGTGACGGGACATGCCTGCGGAACCGCGATCTGTTTGATTTAGGGACAGACCCATCTCAATATATTATTTATCCTGGAGGAAATGCATTCTATGTCGATGAAACACTTGATGACAGACTCCGGACTTTAAGCTGTAATTATTCTGTTTATGATCTTGACGATCTTTTCTGGCCTTTTTTAAAGCCTGAAATCAGAGCCGCGCTTTCACCGTGTCGTCACAGGGGAGAAATATCGAGAGGGAAAAGAGCCGATAAAGAAAAAGAGGAAAAAACGCTGACAGAGATTCATCTTTTCGACAAGCGGAGAGTTCATTATTTAAAGTTCGGCCATATAGACCAGGGAAGAATTGGACTTGTGTCCCCCAAGCTGTTTAATAGGCTCATAAACAAATCAAGGGATGAGCTCGAACAATACTTTATGGACACGGAGAGGTCTCTTGATAGATCAGAATTCAAGCTATATGTTTATGTAATTTTTGATCTGCAGAAGTATTTTACTGAGTTGATAGCAAAATCAATGCCCCAGGGCCTTAATCAAAACAAGATTGATCAATATTTCCTCGAAGAAATATGCCTGCTGAACAAGGACAGCTCTTTCTGGAGCGGAATGGATACAGAGGGGAACCTGGACGAATATCTGATCAGGTATGTTATTATGTTTTTTGATAGCGAATATGGCAGGAGTTCTTTCCTGGACGACTATATCCGCGACTACATGAACAGCAAAAGAGGTTATGTTCCTCCACGCAGAAGCGCTTCGGTAATTTTAGAGGAGGCAAGTACAATATTTGGTGTAAAAAAGGATGCACTGAGAAAAATAAGCAAAAAGGGTTTAACCCGTATATACCGGCAAATGGCCCAAAAACTGCATCCCGACAAAGGGGGAGAAAAGGAAAAATTTGTCAAATTGTCGGAAGCATATAATGAATTGTTGAAAAGCAAAACATAA
- a CDS encoding class I SAM-dependent methyltransferase: MKSNSKHWDEIFSKTEDAKLGWYEKDTSQTFKLLHKIPDWEKATVFLPGAGTSVLIENLISRGIKLILNDISNEALNLVRQRLQDKCEKIDWLCQDIAQPIKGSIPEVDIWIDRAVLHFLTNEYDIKGYFENLKSMLKSGGHAIFAEFSMIGAPKCAGLTLHRYSIDELSKNLGSSFKIVSHFDHTYINPSGDPRPYIYALFKREK; encoded by the coding sequence ATGAAATCAAACAGCAAACATTGGGATGAAATATTTTCCAAAACAGAAGATGCAAAGTTGGGGTGGTATGAAAAGGACACTTCTCAGACATTTAAGTTGTTGCATAAAATTCCTGATTGGGAAAAAGCCACAGTATTCCTTCCTGGTGCCGGCACGTCTGTTCTCATAGAAAATCTTATTTCCAGGGGGATCAAACTGATTCTTAATGACATTAGCAATGAAGCCTTAAATCTGGTCAGGCAAAGATTGCAAGACAAATGTGAAAAAATTGATTGGCTTTGCCAAGATATTGCTCAGCCGATCAAAGGGTCCATACCGGAAGTCGATATATGGATTGATAGGGCTGTTTTACATTTTTTAACCAATGAATATGATATCAAAGGGTATTTTGAAAATTTAAAATCAATGCTGAAATCAGGTGGTCATGCCATATTTGCAGAATTCTCAATGATAGGTGCGCCCAAATGTGCGGGTTTGACGCTCCACAGGTACTCTATTGATGAATTGTCGAAAAACTTGGGCTCATCTTTTAAAATTGTGTCTCATTTTGACCATACGTACATAAATCCTTCCGGTGATCCAAGACCATATATTTATGCTCTCTTCAAAAGAGAAAAGTAA
- a CDS encoding folylpolyglutamate synthase/dihydrofolate synthase family protein → MHLKDSYINCMKAMNSLGNFGIKLGLSTITGILKSLNNPQDGFSCIHVAGTNGKGSIASALSSILQLSGYKVGLYTSPHLVKFNERIRINNIPVSDKKVVESYKAVNKVIPNDLEATFFELTTAMAFYEFSRQKVDWAVIETGMGGRLDATNIIKPVISIISNISVEHKKYLGSTIAQITGEKGGIIKKSVPVIAGVKQKKAISVLKKMAAKQSAPFYRLGNEFRIRRNKDKSFSYFGINTVWRNMRTGLLGSYQIDNAAIVLAACEILNQNKANLSFQNIKDGLAQNRWPGRLEIVSSSPLILLDGAHNLIATRYLAKFMSENLAKRKITLVTGILDDKPYAAMLACLLPLCSKAILTRPKVDRALSPERLFPAAKKIIQDIEIIPDVGKAIKHAIKTTSVNDAICIAGSLYLVGEAKEALDLSSLIK, encoded by the coding sequence ATGCATCTAAAAGATTCTTATATTAATTGCATGAAGGCTATGAATAGCCTCGGAAATTTCGGGATAAAATTAGGTCTTTCAACCATCACAGGCATTCTAAAAAGCCTAAATAATCCGCAGGATGGTTTTTCATGCATACATGTAGCCGGAACAAACGGAAAAGGATCAATCGCCTCTGCTCTTTCCTCAATTCTGCAACTATCCGGATATAAAGTCGGCCTGTATACTTCACCTCACCTTGTAAAGTTTAATGAAAGGATCCGCATAAACAACATCCCTGTCTCAGACAAAAAAGTTGTAGAATCTTATAAGGCTGTAAATAAGGTTATACCAAACGACCTTGAAGCAACCTTTTTTGAATTAACAACCGCAATGGCCTTTTATGAATTCAGCAGGCAAAAGGTTGACTGGGCTGTCATAGAAACAGGCATGGGAGGAAGGCTTGATGCAACAAATATTATAAAACCGGTCATTTCTATAATATCCAATATATCTGTTGAACATAAAAAATATCTGGGAAGCACCATAGCGCAAATAACAGGTGAAAAAGGGGGCATAATAAAAAAATCGGTTCCTGTTATTGCCGGCGTAAAACAAAAAAAAGCAATCTCGGTGTTAAAAAAGATGGCCGCAAAACAATCCGCCCCTTTTTATCGCCTAGGCAATGAATTCCGTATCAGGCGAAATAAAGATAAAAGCTTTTCCTACTTTGGTATTAACACAGTATGGAGAAATATGCGCACAGGTCTGCTCGGCAGCTACCAGATTGACAATGCAGCCATTGTCCTGGCCGCATGCGAAATACTCAACCAGAATAAAGCAAACCTTTCCTTCCAGAATATCAAAGATGGTCTTGCGCAAAACAGATGGCCCGGAAGACTGGAAATAGTCTCCTCCTCTCCGCTCATCCTCCTTGACGGAGCACATAATTTAATCGCCACCCGTTATCTGGCAAAATTTATGTCCGAAAATCTGGCTAAACGGAAGATAACACTTGTTACAGGCATACTGGACGACAAACCTTATGCTGCAATGCTTGCCTGCCTTCTCCCTCTTTGCAGCAAGGCAATATTAACCCGCCCTAAGGTTGATCGAGCTTTATCTCCGGAAAGATTATTTCCCGCAGCAAAGAAAATCATTCAGGATATAGAGATTATCCCTGACGTCGGCAAAGCCATTAAGCATGCAATTAAAACAACATCCGTTAATGATGCGATTTGCATCGCGGGCTCTCTATACCTTGTTGGAGAAGCAAAAGAGGCTCTTGACTTATCATCGCTAATTAAATAA
- the rpsU gene encoding 30S ribosomal protein S21: protein MQVKVFDNDIEKAMRILKKKIQNDGLFKRLKLKKNYEKPSEHKRRKQREALRRRRITASRYR, encoded by the coding sequence ATTCAGGTCAAAGTTTTCGATAATGATATTGAAAAGGCTATGCGAATTTTGAAAAAAAAAATTCAAAACGACGGGCTTTTTAAAAGATTAAAACTCAAAAAAAACTATGAAAAGCCGAGTGAGCACAAACGTCGTAAACAGCGTGAAGCCTTAAGAAGGCGAAGAATTACAGCTTCGAGATATAGATAA
- a CDS encoding adenylate kinase: MNILFFGPNGSGKGTQGAILKDKYNTPHIESGAIFRENIKGGTELGTKAKGYIDRGDLVPDEITIPMILDRLQKDDCKNGWLLDGFPRNKTQAIKLDESLKKANMKLDIVVEIILDREIAKNRIMGRRLCVNNNNHPNNIYIDAIKPDGDKCRVCGGGLSERADDQDETAISKRHGIYYNTENGTLAASYYFKDLAAKNDSIKYITLDGKPSVGNVTAELVSKL; this comes from the coding sequence ATGAACATTTTGTTTTTTGGGCCAAACGGCAGCGGCAAGGGAACTCAGGGAGCTATTTTAAAGGATAAATACAACACTCCTCATATTGAATCAGGCGCTATTTTTCGTGAAAACATCAAAGGTGGAACAGAACTTGGCACAAAAGCCAAGGGATATATCGACAGAGGAGATCTGGTGCCTGATGAAATCACCATACCCATGATACTTGACCGCCTGCAAAAGGATGACTGCAAAAACGGATGGCTTCTTGACGGGTTTCCGAGAAATAAAACTCAGGCCATAAAGCTGGACGAATCTCTTAAAAAAGCAAATATGAAACTCGATATTGTCGTAGAAATTATTCTTGACCGCGAAATTGCCAAAAACAGGATCATGGGCCGCAGGCTCTGTGTTAATAACAACAACCATCCAAACAACATTTATATTGATGCCATTAAACCTGATGGAGACAAATGCAGAGTGTGCGGAGGTGGATTAAGCGAAAGAGCAGACGATCAGGATGAAACCGCCATCAGCAAACGACACGGTATTTACTATAACACCGAAAACGGCACACTTGCAGCATCTTACTATTTTAAAGATCTTGCCGCTAAAAACGACTCTATTAAATATATAACGCTTGACGGCAAACCAAGCGTAGGGAATGTTACTGCAGAGCTTGTTTCAAAGCTGTAA
- a CDS encoding CCA tRNA nucleotidyltransferase — protein MIQINSNIIPKTKNAYLVGGSIRDLLLGLSPIDYDIAVLGNPEQFAKNIASKTSGRIVRMGKPGRMIIRVVSGNKIFDISSINDASIEDDLNKRDFTINALAYSLSSGRIIDPLGGIQDLADKKIRMVSKQAFIRDPIRMIRAYRICALLDFKIDPQTVCAIKKDAGLIKNSAGERVRAELFKILRSYKAYYYLSQMASSGLLSEIFPELHALKGCMQNRYHSYDVFDHTMKAFCCLEKILNDYSEYMPEIYNQNINQLNNNKGYLLKFAILLHDIGKPVAQSIDSQGNIHFYGHGKKGADMANKISKRLKLSTNERYYIDFIVRNHIRSLFLFISHQKKMLPKKSITRFFIKCGDNAPALLLHTIADIQGKCNKENVRDAAFIEFAKTMLHDFFSDFMPGRTKPSLITGYDLIHEFGLTPSPLFKKILKIVQEERLSDKINTKQEALGLVKNFLTNL, from the coding sequence ATGATTCAAATCAATTCAAATATTATTCCCAAAACAAAAAACGCATATCTTGTCGGCGGTTCAATCAGAGATCTTCTTTTAGGATTATCTCCAATTGATTATGACATCGCTGTTTTAGGAAATCCAGAACAATTCGCAAAAAATATTGCCTCTAAAACATCAGGCCGGATTGTCAGGATGGGAAAACCAGGGCGGATGATAATCCGTGTGGTCTCAGGCAATAAAATTTTTGATATTTCATCAATAAATGACGCCTCGATTGAAGATGACCTTAATAAAAGAGATTTCACAATCAATGCCTTAGCATACTCTTTATCTTCAGGGAGAATTATCGACCCGCTCGGCGGCATACAGGACCTTGCCGACAAAAAAATTCGCATGGTATCAAAACAGGCCTTTATAAGGGATCCGATACGAATGATAAGGGCATACAGGATATGTGCATTGCTTGATTTTAAAATCGATCCGCAAACAGTTTGCGCAATTAAAAAAGATGCAGGGCTTATTAAAAACTCAGCCGGAGAACGGGTCAGGGCAGAACTTTTCAAGATACTCCGATCGTATAAAGCATATTACTATCTATCCCAAATGGCTAGCTCCGGACTTCTTAGTGAAATCTTCCCCGAACTCCACGCATTAAAAGGATGCATGCAAAACAGGTATCATTCTTATGATGTTTTTGACCATACAATGAAGGCTTTTTGCTGTCTTGAAAAAATCCTTAATGATTATTCGGAGTATATGCCTGAAATATATAACCAAAACATAAACCAGCTTAACAATAACAAAGGATATCTTCTAAAATTCGCAATACTTCTGCATGATATAGGAAAGCCTGTTGCGCAAAGCATCGACAGCCAGGGCAATATTCATTTTTACGGGCACGGTAAAAAGGGAGCCGATATGGCAAACAAAATCAGCAAAAGGCTGAAACTTTCAACTAATGAAAGATATTATATAGATTTTATTGTCCGCAACCATATAAGATCGTTATTTCTTTTTATATCTCATCAGAAAAAAATGCTGCCCAAAAAAAGTATAACACGATTCTTTATAAAATGTGGCGATAATGCCCCTGCTTTATTGCTTCATACAATCGCCGATATTCAAGGAAAATGTAACAAAGAGAATGTAAGGGACGCGGCGTTTATCGAATTTGCAAAAACCATGCTCCACGATTTTTTTTCGGATTTTATGCCGGGGAGAACAAAGCCGTCCCTTATAACAGGTTACGACCTGATTCATGAGTTCGGCCTGACACCTTCGCCTTTATTTAAAAAAATACTGAAGATTGTTCAAGAAGAAAGGCTGTCTGATAAAATCAACACCAAACAGGAAGCCCTCGGCCTGGTAAAAAATTTTTTGACAAACCTGTAA